A single genomic interval of Corylus avellana chromosome ca10, CavTom2PMs-1.0 harbors:
- the LOC132163995 gene encoding ACT domain-containing protein ACR9-like isoform X2 gives MGVLNDDVVVIQKGKTPGEPCVITINCPDKTGLGCDICRIILDFGLYITKGDVSTDGKWCYIVLWVVSHSSSLILRWSNLKNRLQSVCPSCLVSYYFDQPSTHAASSPVYLLQFFCLGRKGLLHDVTQVLCELELTIQRVKVMTTPDGRVLDLFFITDNMELLHTKKRQDETMEQLHAVLGESCISCELQLASPEYECHQGISSLSPLVAEELFRCELPDEEICSQALSPDMAKLMKASVTIDNSLSPVHTLLQIHCADHKGLLYDIMRPLKDCNIQIAYGRLSSNNKGYGDLDLFIQQKDGKKIVDPDKQSALCSRLKVEMLHPLRVIIANRGPDTELLVANPVELSGKGRPRVFYDVTLALKSLGICIFSAEIGRHSTSDREWEVYRFLLDENCNFQFSNLVARNQIVDRVRRILMG, from the exons ATGGGGGTACTAAACGACGACGTCGTCGTGATCCAGAAGGGTAAGACGCCCGGCGAGCCCTGCGTCATCACCATCAATTGCCCCGATAAGACCGGCCTCGGTTGCGATATTTGCAGAATAATCCTCGATTTCGGCCTCTACATTACTAAAGGAG ATGTTTCGACTGATGGGAAATGGTGCTACATAGTATTATGGGTGGTTTCTCATTCCAGCTCGCTCATCTTGAGATGGTCGAATTTGAAAAACCGCCTTCAATCCGTATGCCCGTCGTGTTTGGTGTCGTATTACTTTGACCAACCGTCTACGCACGCCGCCTCTTCTCCGGTTTACCTGTTACAGTTCTTTTGCCTTGGCCGAAAAGGGTTACTGCACG ATGTTACGCAGGTCCTCTGTGAGCTTGAGCTTACAATTCAAAGGGTGAAAGTGATGACCACTCCGGATGGCAGAGTCCTCGACCTCTTCTTCATAACAGATAACAT GGAGCTTCTACACACAAAGAAGCGACAAGATGAGACGATGGAACAATTGCATGCTGTTTTGGGTGAATCATGTATCAGCTGTGAACTTCAATTGGCAAGTCCTGAGTATGAATGTCATCAGGgaatttcttctctttctcctctTGTAGCTGAGGAGCTTTTTAGATGTGAGTTACCAGACGAGGAAATCTGCTCTCAAGCTCTTAGTCCAGATATGGCAAAATTGATGAAAGCTAGTGTGACCATAGACAATTCATTGAGTCCAGTTCATACATTACTTCAAATACACTGTGCTGATCACAAGGGTCTATTGTATGACATCATGAGACCATTGAAAGACTGCAATATCCAG ATAGCTTATGGTCGACTCTCATCGAATAACAAGGGCTATGGTGATTTGGACCTATTTATACAACAAAAGGATGGAAAAAAGATTGTTGATCCTGACAAGCAGAGTGCATTATGTTCCCGTTTGAAGGTGGAAATGCTCCATCCTTTGCGTGTCATCATTGCGAACCGAGGACCAGACACCGAACTGCTGGTTGCTAATCCAGTTGAGTTATCAGGAAAGGGAAGACCACGAGTTTTCTATGATGTTACACTTGCTCTAAAATCACTTGGGATCTGCATTTTCTCG GCTGAAATAGGAAGGCATTCAACATCGGATCGTGAATGGGAGGTCTACAGATTTCTTTTGGATGAGAACTGCAACTTCCAATTTTCTAATTTGGTAGCTAGGAATCAGATTGTAGACAGAGTTAGAAGAATATTGATGGGCTG A
- the LOC132163986 gene encoding magnesium transporter MRS2-I-like, translating into MARDGHVVPADPGASVVEKMKGQWARTWMSMDCTGEGTVLDVDKYAIMRRVHIHARDLRILDPLLSYPSTILGRDKAIVLNLEHIKAIITAEEVLLRDPTDQNVIPVVEELQRRLPPVNAICQGQGNEKEYPSGQNDVEAGEEDESPFEFRALEVALEAICSFLAARTMELETAAYPALDELTSKISSRNLDRVRKLKSAMTRLTARVQKVRDELEQLLDDDDDMADLYLSRKLASASSPVSGSGPANWFSASPTIASKISRASRASVVTVREDENDVEELEMLLEAYFMQVDGTLNKLTTLREYIDDTEDYINIQLDNHRNQLIQLELFLSAGTVCLSLYSLVAAIFGMNIPYTWNDNHGYMFKWVIIVAGLCCAFLFVLIVSYARIKGLVGS; encoded by the exons ATGGCTCGGGACGGGCACGTGGTGCCGGCGGACCCGGGTGCGTCGGTGGTAGAGAAGATGAAGGGCCAGTGGGCTCGGACCTGGATGTCGATGGACTGCACGGGGGAAGGGACCGTGCTGGACGTGGACAAGTACGCCATCATGCGCCGCGTCCACATCCACGCCCGCGACCTCCGCATTCTCGATCCCTTGCTGTCCTACCCCTCCACCATTCTCGGCCGTGACAAGGCCATCGTTCTCAACTTGGAG CATATCAAGGCAATCATCACTGCTGAAGAg GTATTGCTACGGGATCCAACGGATCAAAATGTTATCCCTGTTGTTGAGGAACTTCAGAGGCGATTGCCTCCTGTAAATGCTATTTGCCAAGGTCAGGGCAATGAGAAAGAGTACCCAAGTGGGCAAAATGACGTTGAGGCAGGCGAAGAAGATG AGTCTCCATTTGAATTCCGGGCTTTGGAGGTAGCTTTAGAAGCTATTTGTAGTTTCCTTGCTGCGCGTACAATGGAATTGGAGACTGCCGCTTATCCTGCGTTAGATGAGCTTACCTCTAAG ATTAGTAGCCGTAACTTGGACAGGGTTCGCAAATTGAAGAGTGCAATGACAAGGTTGACTGCTCGGGTTCAAAAG GTTAGAGATGAACTTGAACAACTCCTtgatgatgacgatgatatGGCTGACCTTTACTTGTCAAGGAAGTTGGCTAGTGCATCTTCACCAGTTAGTGGCTCAGGCCCTGCCAATTGGTTTTCTGCCTCTCCTACCATAGCCTCAAAGATATCCAGAGCAAGTAGAGCAAGTGTGGTTACAGTTCGTGAAGATGAGAATGATGTTGAGGAGCTTGAAATGTTACTGGAG GCGTACTTTATGCAGGTTGATGGCACGTTGAACAAATTAACCACG CTGCGTGAATACATTGATGATACCGAAGATTACATCAATATTCAG CTTGACAATCATCGAAACCAGCTGATTCAG TTGGAGCTCTTTCTAAGTGCCGGAACTGTTTGTTTATCCCTCTATTCTTTGGTGGCTGCAATTTTTGGCATGAATATCCCGTATACTTGGAATGATAACCATGGCTACATGTTTAAATGG GTGATCATTGTCGCAGGATTGTGTTGTGCTTTTCTCTTTGTACTAATTGTTTCTTATGCCCGCATCAAGGGATTGGTTGGATCTTGA
- the LOC132164245 gene encoding histone H4 has translation MSGRGKGGKGLGKGGAKRHRKVLRDNIQGITKPAIRRLARRGGVKRISGLIYEETRGVLKIFLENVIRDAVTYTEHARRKTVTAMDVVYALKRQGRTLYGFGG, from the coding sequence ATGTCTGGCCGTGGAAAGGGAGGCAAGGGGTTGGGCAAAGGGGGAGCCAAACGGCACCGAAAGGTTCTCCGCGATAACATCCAGGGCATCACCAAGCCCGCAATTCGCCGGCTGGCTCGCAGGGGTGGTGTGAAGCGTATTAGTGGGCTGATCTATGAGGAGACCCGCGGAGTCCTGAAGATATTTCTTGAGAACGTGATTCGTGACGCAGTAACATACACCGAGCACGCGCGGAGGAAGACTGTCACGGCTATGGATGTCGTTTACGCCTTGAAGAGGCAAGGAAGGACTCTGTACGGGTTTGGAGGCTAG
- the LOC132163995 gene encoding ACT domain-containing protein ACR9-like isoform X1 yields the protein MGVLNDDVVVIQKGKTPGEPCVITINCPDKTGLGCDICRIILDFGLYITKGDVSTDGKWCYIVLWVVSHSSSLILRWSNLKNRLQSVCPSCLVSYYFDQPSTHAASSPVYLLQFFCLGRKGLLHDVTQVLCELELTIQRVKVMTTPDGRVLDLFFITDNMELLHTKKRQDETMEQLHAVLGESCISCELQLASPEYECHQGISSLSPLVAEELFRCELPDEEICSQALSPDMAKLMKASVTIDNSLSPVHTLLQIHCADHKGLLYDIMRPLKDCNIQIAYGRLSSNNKGYGDLDLFIQQKDGKKIVDPDKQSALCSRLKVEMLHPLRVIIANRGPDTELLVANPVELSGKGRPRVFYDVTLALKSLGICIFSAEIGRHSTSDREWEVYRFLLDENCNFQFSNLVARNQIVDRVRRILMGW from the exons ATGGGGGTACTAAACGACGACGTCGTCGTGATCCAGAAGGGTAAGACGCCCGGCGAGCCCTGCGTCATCACCATCAATTGCCCCGATAAGACCGGCCTCGGTTGCGATATTTGCAGAATAATCCTCGATTTCGGCCTCTACATTACTAAAGGAG ATGTTTCGACTGATGGGAAATGGTGCTACATAGTATTATGGGTGGTTTCTCATTCCAGCTCGCTCATCTTGAGATGGTCGAATTTGAAAAACCGCCTTCAATCCGTATGCCCGTCGTGTTTGGTGTCGTATTACTTTGACCAACCGTCTACGCACGCCGCCTCTTCTCCGGTTTACCTGTTACAGTTCTTTTGCCTTGGCCGAAAAGGGTTACTGCACG ATGTTACGCAGGTCCTCTGTGAGCTTGAGCTTACAATTCAAAGGGTGAAAGTGATGACCACTCCGGATGGCAGAGTCCTCGACCTCTTCTTCATAACAGATAACAT GGAGCTTCTACACACAAAGAAGCGACAAGATGAGACGATGGAACAATTGCATGCTGTTTTGGGTGAATCATGTATCAGCTGTGAACTTCAATTGGCAAGTCCTGAGTATGAATGTCATCAGGgaatttcttctctttctcctctTGTAGCTGAGGAGCTTTTTAGATGTGAGTTACCAGACGAGGAAATCTGCTCTCAAGCTCTTAGTCCAGATATGGCAAAATTGATGAAAGCTAGTGTGACCATAGACAATTCATTGAGTCCAGTTCATACATTACTTCAAATACACTGTGCTGATCACAAGGGTCTATTGTATGACATCATGAGACCATTGAAAGACTGCAATATCCAG ATAGCTTATGGTCGACTCTCATCGAATAACAAGGGCTATGGTGATTTGGACCTATTTATACAACAAAAGGATGGAAAAAAGATTGTTGATCCTGACAAGCAGAGTGCATTATGTTCCCGTTTGAAGGTGGAAATGCTCCATCCTTTGCGTGTCATCATTGCGAACCGAGGACCAGACACCGAACTGCTGGTTGCTAATCCAGTTGAGTTATCAGGAAAGGGAAGACCACGAGTTTTCTATGATGTTACACTTGCTCTAAAATCACTTGGGATCTGCATTTTCTCG GCTGAAATAGGAAGGCATTCAACATCGGATCGTGAATGGGAGGTCTACAGATTTCTTTTGGATGAGAACTGCAACTTCCAATTTTCTAATTTGGTAGCTAGGAATCAGATTGTAGACAGAGTTAGAAGAATATTGATGGGCTGGTGA